The following are encoded in a window of Roseivirga misakiensis genomic DNA:
- a CDS encoding queuosine precursor transporter: MSKSILSSKKTSLFIILSGIFITNALIAELIGGKIFSVEKTLGYEPLDISLFGDFLLQFNLTAGVVLWPVVFITTDIINEYFGKKGVRRITFITVGLISYAFLTIYLAMRLAPADFWLGVFEKDANGNPFDINYAFEMVLSQGLNIIFASLVAFVIGQFVDVYVFHKLRKVTGKHKIWLRATGSTLVSQLIDSFVVLVVAFYFLGGWSLSQVLAVGTTNYIYKFLIAVALTPLLYVAHYLIDKYLGKELAEEMMAEASNQQ; this comes from the coding sequence ATGAGTAAGTCCATTTTAAGCAGTAAAAAGACCAGTCTATTCATTATTCTTAGTGGAATATTCATTACCAACGCCCTTATTGCTGAGCTGATCGGCGGCAAGATTTTCTCTGTGGAAAAAACGCTAGGTTACGAGCCTTTAGACATAAGTTTATTCGGTGATTTTTTACTTCAATTCAATTTAACTGCGGGTGTAGTGCTCTGGCCTGTCGTTTTCATCACCACGGATATTATCAATGAATACTTTGGCAAAAAAGGTGTCCGCAGAATCACTTTTATCACAGTAGGCCTAATATCCTACGCGTTTTTGACCATTTACTTGGCTATGCGTTTAGCCCCTGCCGACTTCTGGTTAGGTGTTTTTGAAAAGGATGCGAACGGCAATCCATTTGATATCAATTATGCTTTTGAAATGGTTTTGAGCCAAGGCTTAAACATTATCTTCGCCTCACTAGTGGCATTTGTCATTGGCCAGTTCGTGGATGTTTATGTTTTTCATAAGCTTAGAAAAGTGACTGGTAAGCATAAAATTTGGCTTAGAGCTACTGGCTCCACCCTAGTTTCTCAATTAATAGACAGTTTCGTTGTATTAGTGGTAGCCTTCTATTTTCTCGGAGGATGGTCGCTGAGTCAAGTCTTAGCCGTGGGTACAACCAACTACATTTACAAATTCCTTATTGCAGTAGCATTAACGCCGCTGCTCTACGTAGCACATTACTTAATCGATAAGTATTTAGGAAAAGAACTAGCGGAAGAGATGATGGCAGAAGCCAGCAATCAGCAATAA
- a CDS encoding vWA domain-containing protein, which translates to MTWFKSIGTVEWVFIGLFIIAYLIYILRLLRVAKRMNTTFRPLLFKILLRSLALALLIIALLGPSFGETTKEVKSEGKDIYLAVDLSQSMNAFDVQPTRLEKVKYELKKIIESFSSDRIGLIIFSSEAFVQCPLTYDQSALNLFVNTLNTGLVPNAGTDFGSPLDIALEKLESESGPVTQQKAKIILMISDGEDFGDDTDESVKGVVKSGIQLFALGVGTEVGSKIRQGNGFKRDRQGTDVVTKLNSKSLRKLAVDTGGKYFEINENQNDVNRLIRAINEVEGEVRDARMIDASANKFYYFLIGAIILMILDAMVRRKTLRI; encoded by the coding sequence ATGACTTGGTTTAAAAGTATAGGTACAGTAGAGTGGGTGTTTATAGGCTTATTTATCATTGCCTACCTAATATACATTCTAAGATTGTTGAGAGTAGCAAAACGGATGAATACGACCTTCAGACCGCTGCTTTTCAAAATACTGTTAAGATCTCTCGCTCTGGCACTTTTAATCATAGCCCTTTTAGGCCCTTCTTTTGGCGAAACAACCAAAGAAGTAAAATCGGAAGGAAAAGATATTTACTTGGCGGTTGATTTATCCCAGTCGATGAATGCTTTCGATGTACAGCCGACTAGGTTGGAAAAAGTTAAATATGAGCTTAAGAAGATCATCGAATCCTTCAGTTCTGATCGTATAGGGTTGATTATATTCTCATCAGAGGCATTCGTTCAGTGCCCACTGACTTACGATCAGAGTGCATTGAACCTTTTCGTGAACACCTTAAATACTGGCTTGGTGCCCAATGCAGGAACTGATTTTGGATCGCCACTAGACATCGCCCTAGAAAAACTTGAAAGTGAATCTGGACCTGTTACCCAGCAAAAGGCAAAAATCATTTTGATGATTAGCGATGGTGAAGATTTTGGTGATGATACCGATGAATCTGTCAAAGGTGTAGTAAAATCCGGTATACAGTTGTTCGCTTTGGGTGTCGGCACTGAAGTTGGTTCAAAAATTCGTCAAGGCAACGGTTTTAAAAGAGATAGACAAGGCACAGACGTAGTAACAAAACTAAACTCTAAGTCGTTGAGAAAGCTAGCGGTGGATACAGGCGGCAAATACTTCGAAATCAACGAAAACCAAAATGACGTGAATAGGCTCATTAGAGCGATTAACGAAGTAGAAGGTGAAGTTAGAGATGCCCGTATGATCGATGCATCCGCAAATAAGTTTTATTACTTCCTAATCGGTGCAATCATTTTGATGATTCTAGACGCTATGGTTAGAAGAAAGACATTAAGAATATGA
- a CDS encoding RNA methyltransferase, translated as MLTKRLIKYFKSLQLKKYRLQERKFLVEGAKGVTEVLESGFQVSYLLGTQEFLNTLSEKQKSRAKEVIICKPIDLSQAGTFKTNNAGIAVVDMPDDEGVSLSENELSLVLDDVRDPGNLGTIIRIADWYGIKHIYCSLETADVFNPKVINATMGSFTRVSVQYCDIKPLLSSCKMPVYGALLSGESIYKTQLSPNGVVVMGNESKGISDELLPFITNPILIPARGGAESLNVGVATAVVLDNFFRA; from the coding sequence ATGCTTACTAAACGACTAATTAAGTATTTTAAATCTCTGCAATTAAAGAAATATAGGCTTCAAGAGCGAAAGTTTTTGGTCGAAGGTGCAAAAGGTGTAACGGAGGTGCTTGAATCTGGATTTCAAGTTTCCTATTTATTGGGTACCCAAGAGTTTTTAAATACGCTTTCAGAGAAGCAAAAAAGTCGTGCAAAAGAAGTAATCATATGTAAGCCGATCGATTTATCACAAGCAGGAACCTTTAAGACAAATAACGCGGGTATAGCTGTTGTGGACATGCCTGATGACGAGGGTGTATCTCTTTCAGAAAACGAATTGAGCCTTGTTTTAGACGACGTCCGCGACCCTGGAAACTTAGGGACGATTATCAGAATTGCGGATTGGTATGGCATTAAACACATCTATTGTAGTTTGGAAACTGCCGATGTTTTCAATCCTAAAGTGATCAATGCCACAATGGGGTCATTTACTCGGGTCAGCGTCCAATACTGTGACATCAAACCTTTGCTATCTTCCTGTAAAATGCCAGTTTATGGTGCGCTCCTGAGTGGAGAGTCGATTTATAAAACGCAATTATCACCTAATGGTGTAGTGGTAATGGGTAATGAATCCAAAGGGATAAGTGACGAGTTGCTGCCTTTTATTACTAATCCCATTTTAATTCCTGCCAGAGGAGGAGCCGAGTCGCTTAACGTAGGGGTAGCGACGGCTGTAGTTCTGGACAACTTTTTTAGAGCCTAG
- a CDS encoding AI-2E family transporter: protein MKTDLTKDNLRNVAYWIIIISGIFFSLIYFRAFLEPIVLALIVWYLIRSVRKIISKITVKGKSLPIIIQRVMAFVVTLSLLYGVYQIVSVNVKLISENAESYDGNLQIFIDQLKDFTEANSNYIPEFDVQETIEKIDYQSILSGVFNSVSVLLGNFALVIVYVIFFLIEENYFSKKLDKLFKKEGNKENIMEIFGQISTAVNKYFTVKTEVSLITGITSYLILLAWGVDFPVLWAFLIFILNYIPYIGSLVSSLLPAIFAIFQFAAFPPFLYVFLSVEVVQIFVGNYVEPKLMGRTLNLSPLVVIMALSFWAAIWGIMGMILSVPIISVAIIICAQFPSTRGLAIMMTENGNIEDVLKRQ from the coding sequence ATGAAAACAGATCTTACAAAAGATAACCTTCGCAACGTCGCCTATTGGATAATAATCATCTCGGGCATTTTTTTTTCGTTGATATACTTTCGGGCCTTCTTGGAGCCGATTGTCTTGGCTTTAATCGTCTGGTACTTAATAAGAAGCGTTCGTAAGATTATTTCCAAAATCACAGTCAAAGGGAAATCGCTACCGATAATTATACAGCGTGTAATGGCCTTTGTTGTGACACTGTCATTGCTTTATGGGGTTTATCAGATCGTTTCGGTCAATGTGAAGTTGATCTCCGAAAACGCGGAGAGTTATGATGGGAACTTGCAAATATTTATCGATCAACTAAAAGATTTTACGGAGGCTAATAGCAACTACATTCCTGAATTTGATGTTCAGGAGACTATCGAAAAGATCGACTATCAATCTATTCTTTCTGGTGTATTCAACTCTGTCAGTGTGCTATTGGGGAATTTTGCCTTAGTGATCGTCTATGTGATTTTCTTCCTAATCGAGGAGAATTACTTCAGTAAGAAACTTGATAAGCTCTTTAAAAAGGAGGGGAACAAGGAAAACATCATGGAGATATTCGGTCAGATTAGTACGGCTGTCAATAAATACTTTACTGTAAAGACCGAGGTGAGTCTAATCACCGGAATCACTAGTTACCTGATTTTGCTAGCCTGGGGTGTCGATTTTCCGGTGCTGTGGGCATTTCTCATATTTATCCTTAATTATATTCCTTACATCGGGTCTCTGGTTTCCAGTTTGTTGCCAGCCATCTTCGCCATTTTCCAATTTGCGGCCTTTCCGCCATTTTTATATGTATTCCTATCTGTAGAGGTTGTTCAGATCTTTGTGGGTAACTATGTAGAGCCAAAACTAATGGGGCGTACGCTTAACCTTAGTCCGCTTGTTGTGATTATGGCACTTTCGTTTTGGGCTGCCATTTGGGGGATAATGGGGATGATCTTATCTGTACCAATTATATCTGTCGCAATCATTATTTGCGCCCAATTTCCATCCACAAGAGGCCTAGCCATTATGATGACAGAGAACGGTAATATTGAGGATGTTTTAAAGCGTCAATAA
- a CDS encoding toxin-antitoxin system YwqK family antitoxin, whose translation MRTPFITLILLATLVVCQAQQVTTYYPPEYKNKKETYNIVDGDSTKIEGTYTKFFESGSVSLTGEFKGGKPSGVFKEYYENGKPLSETTYKDGLKTGKFQILSRNGFPIQKGQYLAGELDDKIESYYEDGTLKTITTFDNGTPNGLAKEFYPSGKLKQEFTYVNGKQQGAAKHYYENGQVSSVYTFQDGRIDGPYKTFFSNGKKEWRYTYVSGFKNGSYEHYNSLGQLIDEGTYVDGIHDSTRNTYYDNGVLKEAFTYQKGAKIGENMVYYPSGKLMWLENYTRVTKDAIITEYYESGQKKTEQFFVNGYKVKHWKTYHENGQLKTDTPYDENTINGNIKVFNDQGILERTIPYQYGRNTGTEVGYFPSGKKRTETKYLNGQKSGRYYEYDQAGKVKVMGNHLYNVRQGTWKYYDAEEKVIKVETYSRGNLVSSSEN comes from the coding sequence ATGCGCACACCATTCATCACACTAATTTTACTCGCTACACTTGTTGTTTGTCAAGCGCAACAAGTCACGACCTACTACCCACCGGAATACAAAAACAAAAAAGAGACCTACAATATTGTAGATGGAGACTCCACAAAAATAGAAGGTACTTATACAAAGTTTTTTGAATCTGGATCAGTATCGCTTACGGGAGAATTCAAGGGCGGAAAACCGAGTGGAGTTTTCAAAGAATACTACGAAAACGGTAAACCGCTATCTGAAACCACCTACAAAGACGGCTTAAAAACGGGCAAATTTCAAATCTTGTCTAGGAATGGGTTTCCTATCCAAAAAGGGCAGTATCTAGCTGGCGAACTAGACGACAAAATAGAGTCTTACTACGAAGATGGAACCTTAAAAACCATTACCACTTTCGATAATGGTACGCCAAATGGTCTAGCAAAAGAATTCTACCCTAGTGGTAAACTCAAGCAGGAGTTCACCTATGTAAATGGGAAGCAACAAGGTGCGGCCAAACACTACTATGAAAATGGCCAAGTGTCATCTGTTTACACGTTCCAAGATGGCCGTATTGACGGCCCTTACAAAACCTTCTTTTCCAACGGTAAAAAGGAATGGCGGTATACTTATGTATCAGGCTTTAAAAACGGTTCTTATGAACATTACAACTCTTTAGGTCAACTGATCGATGAAGGCACCTATGTCGATGGGATACATGATAGCACCAGAAACACCTACTATGACAACGGCGTTTTGAAGGAAGCATTCACATATCAAAAAGGGGCGAAAATTGGTGAAAACATGGTTTACTACCCAAGTGGAAAACTAATGTGGTTAGAAAATTATACCCGTGTAACGAAAGACGCTATTATTACCGAATACTATGAAAGCGGGCAAAAAAAGACGGAACAATTCTTCGTAAATGGCTATAAGGTAAAGCATTGGAAAACCTACCATGAAAATGGCCAGTTAAAAACCGATACACCATACGACGAGAACACGATCAACGGGAATATTAAAGTATTCAATGATCAGGGCATTCTTGAACGCACAATCCCTTACCAGTATGGCCGAAACACTGGTACAGAAGTAGGCTACTTTCCTAGTGGAAAAAAGCGTACCGAAACCAAATATCTCAATGGACAAAAGTCTGGGAGATACTATGAATACGATCAGGCTGGAAAGGTAAAAGTAATGGGAAACCATCTTTATAATGTTCGCCAAGGCACGTGGAAATATTATGATGCCGAAGAGAAGGTTATCAAGGTTGAAACGTATTCTAGAGGCAACCTAGTGAGCAGTTCAGAAAATTAG
- a CDS encoding aldo/keto reductase — protein MKYRLIPKLDLEVSEISFGGMSLGYDHLENAKIIRYAFDHGVNYFDTADIYKNGFNEETIGRAIKPFRKDVLLATKVGNVPNQEERNWEWDPSKKYILQAVEKSLKRLDTDYIDIYQLHGGMIEDNWEETFEAFEILKGQGKILNYGISSIRPNVIRHVSSELGLVTNMMQYSLLDRRAEEMALGTLAKNKIGVMVRGALAKGILANKDLSSYLNYKSEDIDLMIDKINSFSIENRVMSQVAIQWVLSRKEVATVVAGVSKLDQLKEVLSVSEVPQLSEAELIELSNVLPPNLYTAHR, from the coding sequence ATGAAATATCGTCTAATTCCTAAGCTTGATCTTGAGGTTTCAGAGATTAGTTTTGGTGGGATGTCTTTAGGTTATGATCACCTTGAAAATGCCAAGATCATCAGGTATGCCTTTGATCATGGAGTCAATTATTTTGACACCGCAGACATCTACAAAAACGGCTTCAATGAAGAGACAATTGGACGCGCCATTAAACCTTTCCGAAAGGATGTTTTGTTGGCTACAAAAGTGGGTAATGTTCCTAATCAAGAAGAGCGAAATTGGGAGTGGGATCCATCTAAGAAATACATACTTCAGGCAGTAGAAAAAAGCCTGAAGAGACTCGATACAGATTATATAGATATCTACCAATTACATGGTGGTATGATTGAAGATAACTGGGAAGAGACTTTCGAGGCTTTCGAAATTTTGAAAGGGCAGGGGAAGATTTTGAACTACGGAATTTCCTCTATACGTCCCAATGTTATCCGGCATGTGTCCTCCGAACTTGGTCTCGTCACTAACATGATGCAGTATAGTTTACTAGATAGAAGAGCAGAGGAGATGGCCTTAGGGACGTTGGCTAAAAACAAGATCGGAGTTATGGTTAGGGGAGCATTGGCAAAGGGTATTTTGGCCAATAAAGATTTAAGTTCTTATTTAAATTATAAATCAGAAGATATTGATTTAATGATAGATAAGATAAATTCATTCTCAATTGAGAATAGAGTTATGTCGCAAGTGGCCATTCAGTGGGTTTTGTCTCGGAAAGAGGTGGCTACTGTTGTTGCTGGGGTCAGCAAATTAGACCAGCTCAAGGAAGTTTTAAGTGTATCAGAAGTTCCCCAATTGAGTGAGGCAGAATTGATAGAACTCTCTAATGTTTTGCCACCAAATCTATACACAGCACACAGATGA
- a CDS encoding DUF547 domain-containing protein, whose product MSFDHAAFSRSSKVILNDYLASESYAIELLEKSLRTLEFFALDSLKNDAQKLAFWINVYNGFTNYQIVKNSLSKSVFEKTDFFTDRALKIGELDLSLDDIEHGILRRNGERKNGKPKQFLADDLRHELMVDEMDYRVHFALNCGSISCPPIAYYSAAKIDAELGLAEQNFSASEFEINDEKKEVICSSIFIWYRKDFGNRYLNDPNLSQYKIIERPYIWKIQ is encoded by the coding sequence ATGAGTTTCGACCATGCAGCATTTTCTAGGTCGTCGAAAGTGATTTTAAATGACTACTTGGCAAGTGAAAGTTATGCCATCGAACTGCTCGAAAAATCATTGCGCACCTTAGAATTTTTTGCGCTAGATTCACTTAAAAATGATGCGCAAAAACTGGCTTTTTGGATCAACGTTTATAATGGTTTTACGAACTATCAAATTGTAAAAAATAGCCTTTCAAAATCAGTTTTCGAAAAGACAGATTTCTTCACAGATCGTGCCTTGAAAATTGGTGAATTAGACTTGTCTTTAGACGATATTGAACACGGCATTTTGAGAAGAAATGGCGAGAGGAAAAATGGCAAACCGAAGCAGTTTTTGGCGGATGATTTACGGCATGAATTGATGGTCGATGAAATGGATTATCGAGTTCACTTTGCGTTGAATTGTGGTAGTATTTCTTGTCCTCCAATTGCCTATTATAGTGCGGCTAAAATAGATGCAGAATTAGGGCTTGCTGAGCAAAATTTTTCGGCCAGTGAGTTTGAAATAAATGATGAGAAAAAGGAGGTGATTTGCTCCTCAATTTTTATTTGGTATCGTAAAGACTTTGGTAATCGGTATCTTAATGATCCGAATTTGTCCCAATACAAAATCATTGAACGTCCATATATCTGGAAGATTCAATAA
- a CDS encoding ribonuclease Z has protein sequence MGIRIKILGSNSAAPAHRRHHTSQLLNIEGKYYLMDCGEGTQLQLKRFHIKAQRINHIFISHLHGDHYLGLMGLLSTMHLMGRSKKLDLYGPRGLSEIITMQLKYSETVFNYPINFVEVDTSVSKVVHEDDFVEVISIPLNHRIPCSGYLFREKKKNRRLIKDLLPPNLSIRNITKLKHGEDILNEDGEVVIKNEEITMPPKKSFSYAFCSDTKYDESIVPIIKGADMLYHESTFLEEHADRAARTFHSTAKEAATIAKKAEVGKLLLGHFSIRYKELQPLEDEAKAVFEESQLAIEGEDFVLDL, from the coding sequence TTGGGTATCAGGATAAAAATATTAGGATCCAACTCCGCAGCACCTGCACACCGCAGGCATCACACCTCTCAACTACTCAATATTGAGGGTAAATATTATTTGATGGACTGCGGAGAGGGTACTCAATTACAACTTAAGCGCTTCCATATCAAAGCGCAGCGCATCAATCACATCTTCATTTCTCATTTGCACGGCGATCATTATTTAGGCCTTATGGGGCTTTTATCGACCATGCACTTGATGGGACGCTCCAAAAAACTTGACCTCTACGGCCCAAGGGGTCTTTCAGAAATTATCACCATGCAATTGAAATACTCTGAAACGGTATTCAACTATCCGATCAATTTTGTAGAGGTAGATACTAGCGTTTCCAAAGTCGTTCATGAGGATGACTTCGTGGAAGTAATTTCTATCCCTTTAAACCACAGAATTCCGTGTAGCGGCTACCTTTTCAGGGAAAAGAAGAAGAACCGAAGACTCATTAAAGACCTTCTCCCACCAAACTTGTCTATAAGAAATATTACCAAACTGAAGCACGGGGAAGATATCTTGAACGAAGACGGTGAAGTGGTGATCAAAAATGAAGAGATAACGATGCCTCCTAAAAAGTCGTTCTCTTACGCTTTCTGCTCCGATACAAAATACGATGAATCAATCGTGCCGATAATTAAGGGAGCGGATATGTTATACCATGAGTCTACTTTCTTGGAGGAGCATGCCGATAGAGCAGCCAGAACTTTCCATAGCACAGCAAAAGAAGCCGCTACAATTGCAAAAAAAGCAGAGGTAGGTAAATTACTCCTTGGCCATTTTTCTATCCGCTATAAAGAGCTTCAACCGCTTGAAGACGAAGCCAAAGCCGTTTTTGAAGAATCACAATTGGCCATAGAAGGTGAAGATTTTGTACTAGACTTATAA
- a CDS encoding phosphoribosylaminoimidazolesuccinocarboxamide synthase, whose amino-acid sequence MTEGIKETHFKFPNQTNFYRGKVRDIYFFEDLLVMVASDRISAFDVILPVAIPFKGQVLNQIASKFLRATQDIVPNWITASPDPNVSVGLNCEPYAVEMVIRGYLAGHAWREYRAGKRTLCGVALPDGLKENDRLPEPIITPTTKAKEGHDEDISREEILAQGIVAEEEYIQLETYTRNLFQRGTEMAAKQGLILVDTKYEFGKMGDEIILIDEIHTPDSSRYFYQEGYHERQANGETQKQLSKEFVRQWLIENGFQGKDGQQIPEMTSEVVNSISERYIELFEQVTGESFQKDGNQNIQNRIETNINNYLINR is encoded by the coding sequence ATGACTGAAGGCATAAAGGAAACGCATTTTAAATTCCCCAATCAGACGAATTTTTACCGAGGAAAGGTAAGAGACATTTACTTTTTCGAAGATTTATTGGTGATGGTCGCATCTGACCGCATTTCAGCTTTTGATGTGATTTTGCCTGTTGCTATTCCGTTCAAAGGACAAGTGCTAAACCAGATCGCCTCCAAGTTTTTAAGAGCTACACAAGACATTGTTCCTAACTGGATTACGGCGAGTCCTGACCCAAATGTAAGCGTTGGCTTGAATTGTGAGCCTTATGCCGTAGAAATGGTCATTAGAGGATACTTGGCTGGGCACGCTTGGCGTGAATACCGTGCTGGGAAACGAACACTTTGTGGTGTGGCGTTACCTGATGGACTAAAAGAAAATGACAGACTTCCTGAACCGATTATCACCCCTACTACCAAGGCCAAGGAAGGGCATGACGAAGATATTTCCAGAGAAGAAATTTTAGCTCAGGGAATTGTGGCGGAAGAAGAATACATCCAGCTAGAAACTTATACCAGAAACCTATTTCAAAGGGGTACGGAAATGGCCGCAAAGCAGGGGCTTATTTTGGTAGATACTAAGTATGAGTTCGGTAAGATGGGTGATGAAATTATTCTGATTGATGAAATTCATACGCCTGACTCGTCTAGATACTTCTACCAAGAGGGCTATCACGAAAGACAGGCCAATGGTGAGACCCAAAAACAACTTTCAAAGGAGTTTGTGAGACAATGGCTGATAGAAAATGGATTTCAAGGCAAAGACGGTCAACAAATACCAGAAATGACGTCCGAAGTTGTAAATTCGATCTCAGAGCGATACATTGAACTGTTCGAACAAGTGACGGGTGAATCTTTCCAAAAAGACGGGAACCAAAACATCCAGAATAGGATTGAAACGAATATTAATAATTACCTTATCAATAGATAA
- a CDS encoding acetyl-CoA C-acyltransferase, with protein sequence MNEVYIISATRTPIGSFGGKLAGFSATQLGSFAIKGAMERANIQPDQVQEVLMGNVVSAGLGQAPARQAALGAGIGSNVPCTTINKVCASGMKSIMLAAQSIMVGAQDVIVAGGMESMSNIPYYIPKARYGYKYGNGELVDGLVKDGLWEVYNEFPMGNCADNTAKEKNISREAQDEYAIGSYKKAAAATEAGLFKSEIVPVAIPQRKGDPIMMTEDEEFKNVFFDKIPNLRPVFSKDGTVTAANASTINDGASAMVLMSKKKADELGLKPIAKIRGFADAAQDPLWFTTAPALAIPKAMEMANVAKGDVDYYEINEAFSVVAIANNQELGIDPEKVNVNGGAVALGHPLGASGNRIVTTLCHVLEQKEGSIGVAGICNGGGGASAIVIEKM encoded by the coding sequence ATGAACGAAGTCTATATTATATCAGCAACCAGAACGCCGATCGGTAGTTTTGGAGGAAAATTAGCAGGTTTCTCTGCTACTCAATTAGGTTCTTTCGCCATTAAAGGCGCTATGGAAAGAGCCAATATCCAACCAGACCAAGTACAAGAAGTACTCATGGGTAATGTTGTTTCTGCAGGTTTGGGACAAGCTCCTGCAAGACAAGCCGCTCTGGGCGCAGGTATTGGTAGCAATGTGCCATGTACTACCATTAATAAAGTTTGTGCTTCTGGTATGAAGTCAATTATGCTAGCTGCGCAATCAATTATGGTGGGCGCTCAAGATGTAATTGTTGCTGGTGGTATGGAAAGCATGAGCAATATCCCCTACTATATCCCGAAAGCTCGTTATGGCTACAAATATGGTAATGGAGAATTAGTAGACGGGTTGGTAAAAGATGGCCTTTGGGAAGTATATAATGAATTTCCGATGGGTAATTGTGCCGATAACACGGCCAAAGAGAAGAATATTTCAAGAGAGGCTCAAGATGAATATGCTATCGGTTCATACAAGAAAGCCGCAGCAGCAACTGAAGCTGGACTTTTCAAAAGCGAGATTGTACCTGTAGCGATTCCTCAACGTAAAGGCGATCCTATTATGATGACAGAGGATGAAGAATTCAAAAACGTTTTCTTCGACAAAATACCAAACCTTAGACCAGTATTTAGCAAGGACGGTACGGTTACCGCTGCCAATGCATCTACCATTAATGATGGTGCTTCTGCCATGGTTCTCATGAGCAAGAAGAAAGCAGATGAGCTTGGCTTAAAACCAATTGCAAAAATCAGAGGTTTTGCAGATGCAGCTCAAGATCCACTTTGGTTTACTACTGCCCCAGCTTTGGCTATTCCAAAAGCTATGGAAATGGCCAATGTGGCAAAAGGCGATGTCGATTATTATGAGATCAATGAGGCCTTTTCGGTAGTGGCTATCGCCAATAACCAAGAGCTAGGCATAGATCCTGAGAAAGTTAATGTAAATGGTGGAGCCGTCGCTTTAGGTCATCCGCTAGGTGCATCGGGTAACAGAATTGTGACTACGCTTTGCCATGTGCTTGAACAAAAAGAAGGAAGCATTGGAGTAGCTGGAATTTGTAATGGTGGTGGCGGTGCTTCGGCCATTGTCATTGAGAAAATGTAA
- a CDS encoding STAS domain-containing protein encodes MKFSIDKQDLYTVFKLEEEKLDSPLSPDLKSELVSLQAQGTQNLILNLSATKYADSSGLSALLTGNRAYTENGGAFILSEITPFVDKLLTISQLNNVLTILATDEAAKDLILANSPEEEGE; translated from the coding sequence ATGAAGTTTAGCATAGACAAACAAGATTTATATACCGTATTTAAACTTGAGGAAGAGAAATTGGACTCTCCATTATCTCCAGACCTGAAGTCAGAATTAGTCTCATTACAAGCACAAGGCACGCAGAACCTTATTCTAAATTTGTCTGCTACTAAGTACGCTGACTCGTCAGGATTAAGCGCCCTACTTACTGGAAACAGAGCTTACACTGAAAACGGTGGCGCTTTTATCCTCTCAGAAATCACTCCTTTTGTTGATAAACTGCTCACTATTTCTCAGCTAAACAACGTATTGACGATTTTAGCCACTGACGAAGCTGCTAAAGATCTTATCTTGGCAAACAGCCCTGAAGAGGAAGGCGAATAG